CTCCGGCCTTGAGAATCTTGATCTGCCTGATCATCTCGTAGGTCAGGGCGGTCTCGACGTTCTTCAGACCGGTGACGTTCTTGATCTCGCACCTCTCCTTTCCGACCGAAATGTTGCAGTCGCAGCGGATACTCCTCTCGGAGTTCTCTCCCAGGTCGAGGGTGTACTTGATGTCCCCGATCAGCTGTGCCAGGAATGCCCTCGCCTCGGCGGGGGTGGCAAGGTCGGGTTCGGTGACAATCTCCGCCAGGGGGATACCGGATCTGTTGTAATCGACCAGGGCATGCATGTCGGAGGTCCTCTTGGTCTTTCCAGGGTCCTCCTCGAGATGGATCCTTGTGATTCTGATGGGTTTGCCGTTGAGATACACCACTCCGCCCACTCCGATAGGGTGGTCGTATTGGGTTATCTGAACGCTTTTACTCATGTCGGGGTAGAAGTAGGTCTTCCTGGAGAACCAGGTGGTGTCGGCCACTTTGCATCCGAGCATCTTGGCGAGCTTGATTCCGCAGACCAGGACCTCCCTGTTGAGGACAGGCCTGGATCCCGGCATACCGAGGCAGGTGGGGCACACGTGGGTGTTGGGTGCCGGAGCATCGGTGGTGGGGCAGGAGCAGAACATCTTCGATTTGGTGGGGAGCTGCACGTGGATCTCCAATCCGATCTTCACAGGCTCACCTCCGCTTTCCTGACCTCGAACTGTTTGTCCCATTCCTCCGCCATGGTGAGGAGCACATCCTCGTTCCAGTGGTCGGATACGAACTGCATTCCGATGGGCATGCCGTCCGCGTTGTATCCGCAGGGACAGTTGAGATGGGGTGTTCCCGCCAGGTTGGCGGGGACGGTAAGGAAGTCCGCCTTGTACGACTCGACGGGAGTCATCCTGGAGATGTCGTCGAATTTGGGGGACACGAAAGGCATGGTGGGGGTGAGGACCGCATCATGGTTCTGGAACATCTTCTTGTATGCATCGATGACGACCAGTCTGACCTGCAGAGCCTTGGCGTAGTATCTGTCCCTGAATCCTTCCATCCTGGTGTAGGTTCCGAGCAGAATCCTCCTCTTGGCCTCGTCGCCGAAGTACTCGGTCCTGAACGAGGTGAAGTAATCGTCGAATCCGAGGGTAAGGTCGCCCTCCTGCTGTCCGTACCTCATACCGACGTACCTGGCGAGGTTGGTGGAGGCCTCGGAGGTGGCGAGGATGTAGTAGGCGGGCATGGCGTATTTGAGCTCGGGCATGTCTACGTATTCCACGTCGATTCCCATGCTCTTCAGGTCCTCGAGGGCTTTGTTGAATGCTTCGAGGACATCCTTGGCGATGCCTTCCACGGCCTCCCTGGGGACGGCCACGGATTTCATCTTTTTGTGGGTGATCTTGAGCTCGGGCTGTACGCAGGAGGTGGGGTCCTCCTTATCCTTCCCGGCGATGATGGGGAGGTAATTGGTCATCTGTTTGGGGTCCACTGACAGTATTCCGATCTTGTCGAGGGAGTTCCCGTAGTCGATGAGTCCGTACCTGGAGACACGTCCGTAGCTGGGAACGATACCGTAGGTTCCGCAGAAACTGGCGGGGCAGCAGATGGATCCTCCGGTGGATACTCCGAGGGAGATGTGGTCGTCGAGGACGGCTGCGGCGCAGGCCGAACCTCCCGAAGAACCGCCGCAGGACCTGGAGAGGTCGAAGGGGTTCCTGGGGATGCCGAATCCGGAGTTCGTCGAGAAGGTACCGAATCCGAACTCGTCCATGTTGGTCTTCCCGACGAGTTTTCCTCCGGCTGCTTTCAGCTTGGCGATGGATGTCGCATCGAATATCGGATGGTATCCGCCGAGGATGCGGGAGCCGGCGCAGGTCTCGTACTCCTCGGATGTGAGGTTGTCCTTGGCGGAGAACAGGAATTTGGCATCCCCGAGCTCTCCGTCACGGCAGAAATCGTTGAACATCTGGTATTTCTCGTTCAACTTGGATAGTTTCGAAAGGGTGTCAGCGTCGCTCATACCAGCTTGGGCCCCCTGATGTAGTTCTCGTAGGTCTTCATGTCAGCAAGCAGCTTCTCGGATTCGAACTTCTCCTCGGGCACATCGTCTCTGAGGACATCGGCCACTTCCACGGGATTGATTCCGTTGCCTTCGTGGTTGGGAGCCTCATCCAGGATTGCGAAGTATTCCAGGATGTCTCCGAGGTCCTTGCTGTATTTCTCCAATTCTTCGTCGGTGAGCCGGATATGAGCGGCTTTCGCGACTCTCGCCACAATATCTTTGTCCATTTGGAAGACCTAAACCGATTAAACGCCCTCTTTATTTATATTATATGAAAGAGAACCCTTCCCAGACAGCGGAACGTCCCTGTCCGTCCTGAATTCTCTTTATATATAGCATTTCGATTCGTACCGCATGGCAGACGAGATCGAAGCCACCGGCTATCAGAGGGACGCAGCGGCTCAGAAGAAGTTCGATGCGGCCATGAAACCCATGGACATGGGCGACTTCAAGAAGGCATATTCCGCATTCAAGAAGTACGTCGAGGAATTCCCCGATGATGCTGAGGGCTGGTACTGTAAGGCCGAGTGCGGCAACTATGCATCCGGAATGTTCGGAGCCAAGGTGAAGGATGAGGAAATAATCGAGGCCTACACCAAAGCGATGGAACTCGACGACTCCAACGCACAGTATTTCCAGGCCTACGGTCTGTTCTGCATCTCCATCGGAAAGTACGAGGAGGCCGAGACCGCCTACAACGAGGCAGCCCAGATCGACGAATCCCTGGCACCTTCCCTGTACTCCGAGTTCGCAATCGAGTACTACAATCACATCCTCGGCAGCTACGGCGAGATCCTCGACGATCCCAAAGCCCGTGCAAAATACGCCAAGAAGGCCCTCGAGTACATGCTCAAGGCTCTCGACATGTCCGAGGACGAGGCCAAGAGCCTCCTTCAGTAAACCATTCCCGGGGCTTCGGCCCCATATTTTTCATTCATTGTTCGTTAGACATATGTCTAATTACCGTCATGTTATACGTCAAATACATCTACAAAACAGTCATTTTGACGGTTTTTAAATGTAAATTATCGTTTTTATCCACTCGTTTAATGGATACATTAAAATACATTTGTATATTTGTTCGCTTAAAGGCATAATGTCTGTACAAATGGTGAGTGATATGGGTAGAACAGCGAGAATAACAGCAGGAATTCTGAGTATAACTGTACTATCGGTTATACTGATGTCCGTTATGCCATCCGCGGACGCCGCATTCACCGGAAGCGAACCGGCATCCAGCGGAGACACTGCTTGGATCCTTATCTGCACAATATTGGTGTCGATGATGCTTCCCGGTGTGGCGTTCTTCTACGGAGGCATGCTGAGGAAGCAGAGCATGACCTCGATCATGGCTCAGACCCTGATCGCCGCAGGTATCATGACCCTCTCATGGGTGATCCTCGGATACTCGCTCGCATTCGGTTCTTCGGGAGGCATCATAGGCAATCTCGACTTCGTATTCATGAACGGATTGGACGAGGGTCAGAGCGATTACTCGGCTATGGAATTTGCATTGTTCCAGATGATGTTCGCAGTGCTGACCTCGGCCATCATCCTGGGAGCTTGTGCGGAGCGCGTGAGGTTCGTTGCCATCGCATGGTTCCTGCTGTTCTGGGGCCTCCTGGTGTATGTCCCGATGGCACACTGGGTATGGAGCGGGGGTTTCGAGAGCATCGGACTGACCGTACTGGATTTCGCAGGCGGAGACGTGGTCCACATCTGTGCCGCAGTGAGCGGTCTCGCATTGGTGATGTTCGTCGGCAACAGGAAGGACAGTATCCGCAGGTCGCGGGCGCACAGCGTACCCCTGACATTCCTGGGGGCGATGATGCTGTGGGTCGGATGGTTCGGTTTCAACGGAGGTTCCGGAATATTCGCCAACGGTCAGGCCGTACACGCAATCTTCGTGTCACAGCTGGCGGCAGCAGCTGCTATGATCGCATGGGCCGTGTGCCAGTATATGGTGGTGGGACGCGTAGGCGTGCTGGGTCTTATTGCGGGAGCGGT
The sequence above is a segment of the methanogenic archaeon ISO4-H5 genome. Coding sequences within it:
- a CDS encoding Asp-tRNA(Asn)/Glu-tRNA(Gln) amidotransferase subunit B GatB; the protein is MKIGLEIHVQLPTKSKMFCSCPTTDAPAPNTHVCPTCLGMPGSRPVLNREVLVCGIKLAKMLGCKVADTTWFSRKTYFYPDMSKSVQITQYDHPIGVGGVVYLNGKPIRITRIHLEEDPGKTKRTSDMHALVDYNRSGIPLAEIVTEPDLATPAEARAFLAQLIGDIKYTLDLGENSERSIRCDCNISVGKERCEIKNVTGLKNVETALTYEMIRQIKILKAGGKIERATMNFDESRGVTYGARKKEFEADYGYIDEPDLGIFHIKALADSITIKEAPAKMIPRIADQYGIDQKMAKQLVSTSADLAQFFETVAGKYGKDVAVKWVAGPVTSNWKRFEEREGNTDGILEIIGKFVAGTINDSECGIEIKALMTGESAEAAAESSAGLETLITEFLDANPKIVEDYGKGNTKAANSVIGYVKKNTGGQYSSADVVETAKRLIEARLQ
- a CDS encoding Asp-tRNA(Asn)/Glu-tRNA(Gln) amidotransferase subunit A GatA — protein: MSDADTLSKLSKLNEKYQMFNDFCRDGELGDAKFLFSAKDNLTSEEYETCAGSRILGGYHPIFDATSIAKLKAAGGKLVGKTNMDEFGFGTFSTNSGFGIPRNPFDLSRSCGGSSGGSACAAAVLDDHISLGVSTGGSICCPASFCGTYGIVPSYGRVSRYGLIDYGNSLDKIGILSVDPKQMTNYLPIIAGKDKEDPTSCVQPELKITHKKMKSVAVPREAVEGIAKDVLEAFNKALEDLKSMGIDVEYVDMPELKYAMPAYYILATSEASTNLARYVGMRYGQQEGDLTLGFDDYFTSFRTEYFGDEAKRRILLGTYTRMEGFRDRYYAKALQVRLVVIDAYKKMFQNHDAVLTPTMPFVSPKFDDISRMTPVESYKADFLTVPANLAGTPHLNCPCGYNADGMPIGMQFVSDHWNEDVLLTMAEEWDKQFEVRKAEVSL
- a CDS encoding Asp-tRNA(Asn)/Glu-tRNA(Gln) amidotransferase subunit C GatC; the encoded protein is MDKDIVARVAKAAHIRLTDEELEKYSKDLGDILEYFAILDEAPNHEGNGINPVEVADVLRDDVPEEKFESEKLLADMKTYENYIRGPKLV
- a CDS encoding TPR repeat-containing protein, whose amino-acid sequence is MADEIEATGYQRDAAAQKKFDAAMKPMDMGDFKKAYSAFKKYVEEFPDDAEGWYCKAECGNYASGMFGAKVKDEEIIEAYTKAMELDDSNAQYFQAYGLFCISIGKYEEAETAYNEAAQIDESLAPSLYSEFAIEYYNHILGSYGEILDDPKARAKYAKKALEYMLKALDMSEDEAKSLLQ
- a CDS encoding ammonium transporter Amt; the protein is MSVMPSADAAFTGSEPASSGDTAWILICTILVSMMLPGVAFFYGGMLRKQSMTSIMAQTLIAAGIMTLSWVILGYSLAFGSSGGIIGNLDFVFMNGLDEGQSDYSAMEFALFQMMFAVLTSAIILGACAERVRFVAIAWFLLFWGLLVYVPMAHWVWSGGFESIGLTVLDFAGGDVVHICAAVSGLALVMFVGNRKDSIRRSRAHSVPLTFLGAMMLWVGWFGFNGGSGIFANGQAVHAIFVSQLAAAAAMIAWAVCQYMVVGRVGVLGLIAGAVSGLVAITPGAGYVGTPEAFVIGLVGGVLCFWSVRIIRARFSLDDALDVFGVHGVGGIWGGIAVGLFAESKYTGGTVGLLFGSTDLFVGQLCAIAITIVFCFAVSYMLALLLSKVMPLRIPAEEESIGQDVVEHGEPAYFS